In Candidatus Thorarchaeota archaeon, one genomic interval encodes:
- a CDS encoding glycosyltransferase: MKIGVNLFPSLGGSGYLATRLGQHLADRGHEIHFITYKRPFSLMWEEHSRVYVDLVDNLDYPLFEDIGVPYTFCLASKMLKVTNSSRLDLYHVHYAIPHAMSAYMAREVSGAPYVLTMHGSD; the protein is encoded by the coding sequence TTGAAGATAGGCGTTAACCTCTTTCCCTCTCTAGGTGGATCGGGCTATCTTGCCACCAGGCTTGGTCAACACCTTGCCGACCGTGGCCATGAAATACACTTCATCACGTACAAGCGCCCCTTCTCGTTGATGTGGGAGGAACACAGCAGGGTGTATGTCGACTTGGTGGACAATCTGGACTACCCGCTGTTCGAAGACATTGGAGTTCCATACACCTTCTGCCTGGCATCCAAGATGCTCAAGGTGACCAACAGCTCCAGACTCGACTTGTACCACGTTCACTATGCAATACCACACGCAATGTCAGCCTACATGGCGCGAGAGGTCTCTGGAGCGCCATATGTGTTGACCATGCACGGTTCGGACG
- a CDS encoding PIG-L family deacetylase, whose amino-acid sequence MSPAEEESLLVIAAHPDDECLGAGGTIAKHVAQGTPVDVLCLTGNEVRNRELRAACRRLGVRKTFVSSRDDFGIDLTARDQVVSVILESRPAAVITHSSDDYNHNHVLCSQVVTQAIEWASHVTLHDDAHRVGRVYFMEVNSIMSHPHVLIDITEYYQTAVAALQEHASQITKAEGFYPRLYDARTRLRGVQGACERAEAFMMTLPEHAGPFYPRNTSRSLLGL is encoded by the coding sequence ATGAGTCCAGCTGAAGAGGAGTCACTGCTTGTCATTGCAGCCCATCCTGACGATGAATGCCTGGGCGCAGGAGGTACAATAGCCAAGCATGTGGCTCAGGGCACCCCGGTCGATGTGTTGTGTCTCACGGGCAACGAAGTGAGGAATCGTGAGCTGAGGGCTGCCTGCAGACGACTGGGTGTCCGCAAGACCTTTGTCAGCAGTAGAGACGACTTTGGCATCGACCTGACCGCCAGAGATCAGGTGGTCAGTGTGATCTTGGAGAGTCGTCCCGCAGCAGTCATCACGCACTCCTCCGACGACTACAATCACAATCATGTCCTCTGTTCCCAAGTCGTGACTCAGGCCATTGAGTGGGCCTCGCATGTGACTCTGCATGACGATGCCCACAGGGTCGGACGGGTGTATTTCATGGAGGTGAACTCAATCATGAGTCACCCTCACGTACTGATAGACATCACTGAATACTATCAGACTGCTGTCGCTGCTCTTCAGGAACACGCTTCTCAGATTACCAAGGCAGAGGGTTTCTACCCGAGGCTGTATGATGCACGTACAAGACTGCGCGGCGTTCAAGGCGCCTGTGAGAGAGCGGAAGCGTTCATGATGACACTGCCTGAGCACGCAGGTCCGTTCTACCCACGTAACACGTCACGGAGTCTACTCGGTCTCTGA
- the glmM gene encoding phosphoglucosamine mutase translates to MAGKLFGTTGVRKVYGTDFDVEDALNLGKALGTYLRSGRVLVAQDARTTGEMIADALVAGIMSTGVNVVRAGIVPTPTLAFMTKKGGFEAGVMVTASHNPPEYTGVKFWGPDGMGYTPEQEATLEQLFAERSFKVAEWNQLGTLSSTGSAVSEHIAALLERCDAGLVRSKNFRVVVDPGNGAACVMTPYLLQKLGCKVLSINAQLDGHFPGRRSEPDEESLGDLVAMVKSAGADLGVAHDGDSDRVVFVTESGEVIRGDRIIALLAREAISNSPHKLTVTTVDSSQVLDMTVERSGGKVVRTPVGDIQVAIRIKEEGASFGGEACGVFIFPDFHLAPEPFLTVCRVLELMAKTGKSFGALISEIPVYPLRKTKVACPNERKESVMAHLREELPAGMKQVTKVLTVDGLAVFMRDGWVLVRPSGTEPVIRITCEAQRDENVDHILETAKRLVTAAVKSVS, encoded by the coding sequence ATGGCCGGCAAGCTGTTCGGTACGACTGGCGTGAGAAAGGTCTACGGCACCGACTTTGACGTAGAGGATGCGCTAAATCTTGGTAAGGCACTCGGCACCTATCTTCGTTCAGGCCGTGTGCTGGTGGCTCAGGATGCACGAACCACAGGAGAGATGATAGCAGACGCTTTGGTGGCCGGCATAATGTCGACGGGAGTGAACGTTGTCAGGGCGGGTATCGTTCCGACACCGACCCTCGCGTTCATGACCAAGAAGGGCGGTTTCGAAGCGGGAGTCATGGTGACCGCATCCCACAACCCTCCAGAGTATACGGGGGTGAAGTTCTGGGGGCCGGACGGAATGGGGTACACGCCCGAACAAGAGGCGACACTCGAACAGCTGTTTGCCGAGAGGAGTTTCAAAGTAGCAGAGTGGAATCAACTGGGTACACTCTCGTCTACTGGGAGTGCAGTCTCTGAGCATATAGCCGCCCTGCTGGAGAGATGCGATGCGGGACTCGTCAGGTCCAAGAACTTCAGAGTTGTGGTCGACCCGGGCAACGGAGCGGCCTGCGTCATGACACCCTACTTGCTACAGAAGCTTGGCTGCAAGGTCCTCAGCATTAATGCACAGCTCGACGGACACTTTCCTGGCCGACGCTCCGAGCCTGACGAGGAGTCGCTCGGGGACTTGGTCGCCATGGTGAAGAGTGCAGGCGCAGACTTGGGAGTTGCACATGATGGTGACTCTGACAGGGTGGTCTTTGTGACCGAGTCAGGAGAGGTCATCCGTGGTGACAGGATCATTGCGCTCCTGGCGAGGGAGGCCATTAGCAATAGCCCCCACAAGCTCACCGTGACCACAGTCGACAGTTCCCAAGTGCTGGACATGACTGTTGAGCGGAGCGGGGGAAAAGTGGTACGGACTCCCGTCGGCGATATTCAAGTGGCCATCAGGATCAAGGAGGAGGGAGCCTCGTTTGGTGGTGAGGCCTGTGGGGTCTTCATATTCCCAGACTTTCATCTCGCACCGGAACCATTCCTGACCGTGTGCAGAGTCCTCGAGCTCATGGCAAAGACAGGCAAGAGCTTCGGCGCGCTGATATCGGAGATTCCGGTCTATCCACTGCGAAAGACAAAGGTCGCGTGTCCAAACGAGAGAAAGGAGTCAGTAATGGCCCATCTAAGAGAGGAGCTTCCTGCAGGTATGAAACAGGTAACGAAGGTACTCACCGTTGACGGTCTTGCGGTCTTCATGAGAGACGGCTGGGTCTTGGTGCGGCCTTCGGGAACTGAACCAGTCATCCGAATCACATGCGAGGCTCAGCGAGATGAGAATGTGGACCACATTCTTGAGACCGCAAAACGACTGGTGACTGCGGCAGTGAAGAGCGTGTCCTGA
- a CDS encoding acetoacetate decarboxylase family protein, with protein sequence MERGYSVPLSSPLYSRPPYHYDGAKIFLALFYASEDTVRELLPPPLKPSDMRLMGVMFGEQPCRETGRFMESGVLIQCLYPNPDTGQDEVGVYFSHNYGDTDVSLVSGREIWGYPRKLGVTTMEWSGDTLEAKTVRDGITVLRAKCTFNEDGEWIDSGPNINVKMIPSVDGKGHDIAAITAAHLTYDVKAGRSGEVEIELRSGPHDDLSMIEIESTMIGLFFETDIVVPPGRVVARLDAHTS encoded by the coding sequence ATGGAAAGAGGCTACTCCGTTCCCCTCTCAAGTCCACTGTACTCGAGACCTCCGTATCACTATGACGGTGCCAAGATATTCCTCGCGCTGTTCTATGCGTCTGAAGACACAGTCAGGGAGCTGCTTCCTCCTCCGCTCAAGCCATCAGACATGAGGCTAATGGGCGTGATGTTTGGTGAACAGCCGTGCAGAGAGACCGGCCGCTTCATGGAGTCTGGAGTCCTAATCCAGTGCCTGTATCCCAACCCCGATACCGGACAGGACGAGGTTGGCGTATACTTCTCTCACAACTACGGGGACACAGACGTTTCACTGGTCTCAGGGAGAGAGATCTGGGGGTATCCGAGGAAACTGGGAGTCACTACGATGGAGTGGTCCGGTGACACTCTTGAGGCGAAGACAGTGCGAGATGGCATCACAGTCTTGCGTGCCAAGTGCACCTTCAATGAGGATGGGGAGTGGATTGACAGTGGTCCCAACATCAATGTCAAGATGATACCGAGCGTTGATGGCAAGGGGCATGACATTGCTGCAATCACGGCAGCCCATCTGACGTATGATGTGAAGGCCGGCAGGTCTGGTGAGGTGGAGATTGAATTGCGCAGCGGCCCGCATGATGACCTGAGCATGATCGAAATAGAGAGCACAATGATAGGTCTCTTCTTTGAGACCGACATTGTCGTTCCCCCGGGGAGAGTCGTCGCACGACTTGATGCACACACCTCATGA
- a CDS encoding ABC transporter ATP-binding protein yields MVDMIEAVGLTKKFNEFVAVNNLSFRVEPGQIYALLGPNGSGKSTTMRMLLGLLRPTAGTARIAGHDLRTNIVDAKRVMGYVPEEPVLPERLTGWEYANYVSDIWRIPRGPKRDQEIEELLKLLDIMDASDDLIETYSKGMSRKVSLVAALIHRPSVLVLDEVQAGIDPRGAATIKSILNGLRERGASILMSTHILEIAEQMADRIGIISGGVMVAEGTMAELRERAADQGSLEQIFLQLTGGPDMQLITQYLSQVGGSD; encoded by the coding sequence ATGGTTGACATGATAGAGGCCGTAGGACTGACCAAGAAGTTCAATGAGTTTGTTGCAGTGAATAATCTGTCTTTCCGAGTCGAACCCGGTCAGATATATGCACTGCTGGGGCCCAATGGTTCAGGCAAGTCAACGACCATGAGGATGCTCTTGGGACTCCTGCGACCGACCGCTGGAACCGCAAGGATTGCGGGTCATGATCTGCGGACCAACATAGTGGATGCAAAGCGAGTGATGGGGTACGTCCCCGAGGAGCCCGTCCTGCCCGAGCGTCTCACGGGCTGGGAGTACGCCAACTATGTCAGCGACATCTGGCGAATTCCGAGGGGGCCCAAGCGTGACCAAGAGATAGAGGAGCTGCTGAAGCTGCTCGACATCATGGATGCCAGTGATGACCTGATTGAGACCTACTCGAAGGGAATGTCACGGAAGGTCAGCCTTGTGGCAGCCCTGATTCACCGCCCAAGTGTGCTGGTACTTGACGAGGTACAAGCCGGTATCGACCCAAGAGGAGCGGCCACTATCAAGAGCATATTGAATGGTCTGCGAGAGAGGGGAGCGTCCATCCTCATGTCCACTCACATTCTCGAGATTGCGGAACAGATGGCGGACAGGATTGGTATCATCAGTGGCGGAGTGATGGTGGCGGAAGGCACCATGGCGGAGCTCCGGGAGAGAGCTGCGGACCAGGGAAGTCTTGAACAGATCTTTCTGCAGCTCACTGGAGGACCAGACATGCAGCTCATAACGCAGTACTTGAGCCAGGTCGGTGGGTCTGACTGA